The genomic segment CCGACGGCCGCACAGGAGTTGACACAGTTGTGCGGCAAACTCCCCCTCGCTCTTCGGATCGCCGCCCAGCGATTCACGGCGTCTCCCTACGACTCGCTTATGGAAGCTGTTTCGGAAATCCGAGAGCACAGGCTGGAGGCGCTCAGTAGCACCGATGACGATCGGGCATGCGTCAGAAGCGTGCTGTCCTGGTCCTATTCCGCGCTCCCCGACTCGAGCAAGGCGGCATTTGTGGTCCTCGGTCAGCACCCCGGTCCGGGATTCGATTTGTTGGCTGCCGCCGCGCTTCTCAATGTCAGCCTGACGCATGCGAGAAGTCAAATTTCCGCGCTCGTCGACCTTCATCTCCTGGAGCAGCCTCACCTGCGCCGTTATCGTTTCCACGACCTCGTCAGACTGTACGCGAGCGAGCTGAGCAAGGAAACCCTCGGCCCGGAGCGGGAAGAAAGTATCAAGCGCCTCGTTGGGTATTACCTGTACGTCAGTGCTGATGGCGATCGAATACTCAACGAGCACCGGAGGCGTCCCGAGATCGACGACCTCGCACCGCCGTCCGAAGTGCCGGATTTCACCAACGCGCAGGACGTCCTGAACTGGTTCGAGCTTGAAAGGGTCAACTTGATGGCCATCACCAGGATGTCCGCCGAAAGTGGCCTGGACGATCTGGCTTGGCGCACTCCCCTCCTCGCCTTCACGTTCTTCCGTCTCCGGAGCCATTGGTCGGACTACGTCGAATGCCTCACCGCAGGACTGACAGCTGCCCGTCAATGCAGCAACGAGTTCGCCGAGGGATGGATCGAGAGCAACCTGGGAATCGCCGCGAAGGAACTCGGCGAGTATGACGTCGCACTCACCCACTTCACCAGGGCACTCGAGCTTAGACAACGCCTTGGCGACCCGTACGGAGAAGGCCAGACGCTTCATCATCTGGCTGCGGTATACGAGAAGGTGGGTCGGCTCGCAGAGTCCGAACAGGCGTTGATCGCGTCCCTCGATCTTCACCGGCGAACAGAGAACCGCTACTGCGAGGCAACGACGATGCATTGCCTCGGCGAGTTCTACCTCCGTCAGGGCCGACATCGCGAAGCGATCCTGAACGCCAGAAACTCCTTGTACCTGCACCAGGAAATCGACTACCCCTTCGGGCAAGGCCACGCATGGCACCTCATCGCAGCCGTGCACGAGACACTCGATGAGTTCAACATCGCCGCCGACTCCTACGAGCAGGCATTAGAATGCCGGCGAAAGATCGGTCACATCGTCGGACAGGCCGAAACGCTCGAACGTCTGGGACACGTGTACACCGCGGACGGCAAAACGGCGGCAGGGATTGTGGCGTGGGAGGAGTCCTTATCGCTGTATGAGCAGCTCGGGGACATCCGAAGCCCGGAGCTTCGTCAGCTGCTCGGCCGGCACCAGAGCCAGTCAGCCGCCGGCTGAGCCGCCGAATCGATCGAGTCAGGAGGTGACGAATGGATCCGATCAGCTTGGCCATCGCCGCAGGGATTGCCACTAAGGGAACCGAAATCGCTGTCGGCCGGGGGGCCGAAAAGTGGAGCCAACTGGTCGCGGCGGTACGGAAGAGGCTCATTGGCGATCTAGATGGATCCGCGCTTCTGGCGAAGGCCGAGAGTGAAGGCCTTTCCTCGCCCGAAATCGATCTGCTCGCCAAGCTCATCGATTCGGCGCAATCCGAAGACGCCACTTTTCAGAGCACGCTCCAGGAAAACTGGGGACAGCTGGTCCAGGTGCAGCACTCCGACGAGCGGGTCACCAATATCATGTCGGGCAAGGCAGGCGGCCACGTCGTCCAGGCCGGCGAGATTTCGGGCGGGCTCTCGATGGGTGAGGTGCACGGTGAACCGGCGACTAGAGATCAAGGATAAGCCGTGGACTCTTTTGCTTGCGATTCGCTGATGAATGTGGTTTTTTAACCCGCTAGATCACATCGACAAACTTTGCATCGACCGAATCGGAAAGAGTGAACGTTCTGTCTCAAGTGGTTCCAAGCCTGCGGGCACGAACGGCGGAGTTTCAGTTGGAAGGGCGCACTCAGCCGGTCGGCCGGCTCACTCGTTCCGTAGCGGCGGGGGAAGCGGCGCCTCTCCCTTCAGCGCCATCTCGGCCAGCTCGATGCGTTCCGGATGGAGGACGGCGTCGCGGAGCGGGTGGCTCGGCACGTTGATGCACCGCTGACCCGCCACCGCCTCGCAGACCGGGCACTGGAGGAACAGCCCGCACTGCGGCACCAACTCGCTGCCCTGGGCCAGCGCACCCCGGCCGATCTTGACGATCGCCCGGTAGAGGTCGTCGTCCTGATGCCGGGCGGCGGCGGCTGCCACCTCCCGCATGCCCTCCCAGAACAGCTCTGCGGCCATCGGCTCGTCAATGTCGATACGCACGGTCGGGAATACCCGCCCTGGGCGTGATGGAACATCTCCCTCCAGACTTGCGATGATCGAGTGGTGACCTCCTACGTGTCCCACACCACCGTGGACTGTGCCGACGCCTATGCCCTGTCCCGCTGGTGGGCAGGCGTTCTCGACTACCGCGAGGACCCGGACGACCCGAACGAGCCGGGCCACGAGGAGTGCATGATCTACTCGCGGGACGGGCGGCATCGGCTGCTGTTCATCGAGGTGCCGGACGCGAAGCAGGTCAAGAACCGTATCCACCTCGACGCGCCCCGCCGAGGGGACGCGCGACGAGGAGCTGGCCCGGCTGACCGGGCTGGGCGCGGCAGTGGTGGCCGACCGGCGGGAGACCGACGGCACCGGCTGGGTGGTGCTCGCCGACCCGGAGGGCAACGAGTTCTGCATCCTCCGCAGCGACGCCGAGGTGGCCGCCACCCGAGCCTGACCGCGACCGAACGGCCGCCCTCAGCTCCAGCCATCGATCTTGCAGTTGTGGCACCTCCCGAACTTCGCGAACAGGGGTGTTCTGGGCGCCACAACTCCAAGATCGACGAGCGCGGGCGACGAGCGTGGGCCGCGAGGGCACGGGCGACGAGCGTGGGCGGCGGCGGGGACGAGCGCGGGTGCCAGGGGCCGGTGTGGCACGCTGCGGTGGTGATCGAGCTTGCGGACATCGAGGCGGCCGCCGACCGGATCGCCGACGTCGTGGTGCACACCCCGACCCTGCCCAGCCCGGGACTGACCGAGCTGCTCGGCGTACCGGTCACCGCCAAGTTGGAGCTGCTGCAACGTACCGGATCGTTCAAGGCCCGGGGCGCGGCGGCGAAGCTGCTCGCGCTCGACGACGCGGAGCGGGCGGCCGGGGTCGTCGCGGTCAGCGGCGGCAACCACGGCATCGCGGTCGCGGTGATGGCCGGCGCGCTCGGGGTGGCGGCGACTGTGGTGATGCCGCGCACCGCGCCCGCCCGCGCGGTCGAGGTGGCCCGTGCGGCCGGGGCCGACGTGCGGCTGACCGAGGACATGGCGGGCGCGTTCGCGCTGATGAACCGGCTGCGGGACGAGGGCGTGACGCTGCTGCACCCGTTCGACGACCCGATCGTGCTCGCCGGGCAGGGCACCGTCGGGCTGGAACTGGCCGACGACGCCGGTGAGCTGACCGACGTGCTGGTCAGCATCGGCGGGGGCGCGCTGATCTCGGGTGTGGCGGCCGCGCTGCGGGCGCGCCGGCCGGGGGTACGCGTCTGGGGCGTGGAGACCGAGGGCGCGCAGGCGATGTCGCAGGCGATCGCGAAGGGCGGGCCGGTCGAGGTGCCGTTGTCGTCGATCGTCACCACGCTCAGCGCGCCGACCGTCTCGCAGCTCACCTACGACCATGTGACCGCGCTGGTCAGTGACGTCCTCGTGGTCTCCGACGCCGAGGCGGTGCGGGGCACGCTCGAGCTGGCCGAGCACGCCAAGGTGTGGGCCGAGCCGGCCGCCGGGTGTCTGCTGCCCGCCGCCCGCCGGGTGATCGAGCGGGTGGGCGGCGACGCCCGGATCGGCCTGGTGGTCTGCGGCGGCAACGCCACCGTGACCGACGTGACCGCGTGGGCCGGCCGCTTCGGCATCTGACGCGCCGCGCCGCACGAGCCGGACAACCCCGGGGTACGCCGGCCGCCTCCGGTCCGGACGGGTGGGACCGGGTGGACGACCGGCGTACGTCAGGACGTGGCCGGGCTGACGCCGTCGAGCAGTTCGGCGAGCTTGGCCGCGGTGGCCGGGGCGTGCAGGTGCAGCCGCGCCACGTTGATGCTGTCCGTGCCGATCACGGCGAGCAGCGCCTGCCCGTTGATCGCGTACACGCTGAGGTAGCCGCCCGCGTTGCGCACCGTGGACTGCTGGAAGTCGCCCTGTCCGAGCCGGATCCCGACCTGACGGCCGAGCCCGTACGTGGTGGCGGCGAGCGCGGCCAGGTCGTCCGGGTCGGCGCCGTTCTGCAGGTTGTGCGTGACGAGCAGGCCGTCGACGCCGCCGAGGACGCAGCCGTGCACGCCGGGGATCTGCAGCCGCAGCGCGGACAGTTCCTGTGCGATGGCCGGGTACGGCAGCGCCGGGTTGCCGGCGAGTGAGGGGGGAAGCGCGCGTGGTGGCGGCAGGGTGCCGGTCTGGGCGCGCGCACGGCGGGGGAGGTCGTCCACCCGGCTCACAGTTCCAGGCTCTCCTCGATCATGCGCAGTTGGTGCCGCGCCATCGCGAGGTTGGCCCGGCTCTTGCTCACCATCAGGTAGAGGAACAGGCCCTTGCCGGTGCGGTTGCTCAGCGGGCGGATCAGGTGGTACTGGCTGCCGAGCGTGATCAGGATGTCCTCGATCTCGTCGTCGAGCTTGAGCATCTCGATGGTGCGCAGCTTGGCGCGTACGACATCGGTGTTGCCGGCGGCGGCGACCGTCAGGTCGATCTCGCCGGTGCCCCCTGCGACGCCGAGTGTCATGCCACTTGTGTAGTCGACGAGCGCGGCTCCGATCGCACCGTCGATGTCCATCGCGTTCTTCAGCGCGATGTCAAGGTTGCCCACGATTTTCTCTCCCCAGCTCGGGCCGCTGTCCGCTGAAAGCGCGACAGCGGATTCGTCCGTCGAGGCTCGCATATGGAGGCGTGAGGTGCACACGGACCGCCGGTGATCCACCTGAGCGGGCCCTCCGGACGGGCCACCGGTCCCGCGGGAGGGACCACGCCGTCCACCGCCGATCGCCGTCCGTCCCGGAAAGACGGTGCATCCATGCTATGTAGAGATCCGATAGAGTGAGCCAGTGCGACTGACCATTCCGGTGGCGAAGGTGCTCTCGGCGCTGCTCGCCGAGCCCGGGGCGCCGCGCTACGGCCTCGACCTGATGCGGCTCACCGGCCTGCCCAGCGGGACGCTCTACCCGGTGCTGCACCGCCTCCAGGATGCCGGCTGGCTCGCCGCCGACTGGGAGGACGTCGACCCGGTCACCGCCGGCCGCCCGGCCCGCCGCTACTACCGCCTCACCGGCGAGGGCACCCGGTCGGCCCGGCTGGCGCTGGCCGAGCTGCGTGCCCTCGTACCCTCCGAACGGGCCGGCGGCGCGGACCCGGCCGGGGTGCCGGCGTGGTGATCCGGCGGGTAGCGGCGCTGCTGCTGCGGGTCGCGGTGCGCCGGTGGCCGGCGGAGCTGCGCGCCGACCTGGCCCGCGAGTGGGACGCCGAGCTGCACGAGCTGGCCCGCACCGGGCAGCGGTGGGGGATGGTCCGGTTCGCCGCGAGCCTGGCGGCGCGCCTGGCGGCCACGCCACTGACCGGGCGGGCCGGGGCGCGGCGGCTGGGGCGTACCGCAGGGGTGTTGCTGCTCGCGCCGCCGGCCTGCGTCGCGGTCCTCGTGGTGGCGGCCGTGGTGATGGGCCTGGCCCGCGGGTGGCTGGAGATGCGCGTGCCGTGGGCCGTCGCCGCGCAGCTGCCGGCCTGGTCGGCGCTCACCGCGCTGCTCGGCGTCGCGCTCGCGCTCGTCGTCGCCCGGGCCGCGCGCCGGACCGTACGCGTGGGGGCGCTGCCCACCGCGCTCGGCGTGGTGCTGCCGATCGCCGCGACGGTGACCGCGTCGCTCGCGCTGTTCGCCGCCCGGGGCGAGAGCCGCGTCTGGGAGAGCGTGCCCGGGCTGCTGCTC from the Micromonospora sp. WMMA1947 genome contains:
- a CDS encoding threonine/serine dehydratase, producing the protein MIELADIEAAADRIADVVVHTPTLPSPGLTELLGVPVTAKLELLQRTGSFKARGAAAKLLALDDAERAAGVVAVSGGNHGIAVAVMAGALGVAATVVMPRTAPARAVEVARAAGADVRLTEDMAGAFALMNRLRDEGVTLLHPFDDPIVLAGQGTVGLELADDAGELTDVLVSIGGGALISGVAAALRARRPGVRVWGVETEGAQAMSQAIAKGGPVEVPLSSIVTTLSAPTVSQLTYDHVTALVSDVLVVSDAEAVRGTLELAEHAKVWAEPAAGCLLPAARRVIERVGGDARIGLVVCGGNATVTDVTAWAGRFGI
- a CDS encoding PadR family transcriptional regulator; the encoded protein is MRLTIPVAKVLSALLAEPGAPRYGLDLMRLTGLPSGTLYPVLHRLQDAGWLAADWEDVDPVTAGRPARRYYRLTGEGTRSARLALAELRALVPSERAGGADPAGVPAW
- a CDS encoding tetratricopeptide repeat protein — translated: MAESTDPPKVVAPLEGHSSRDGDSQVVFNSVSGDVGGNVVQAGAVHIHNPDKPATPVPRQLPADPAHFTGRDSELAELDALLEIASIGSKPAVLVSAVAGSAGIGKTALALRWAHRVRARFPDGQLYLNLRGYHSRSPMTPPEALGQLLRALGVAPKQVPLDIDEQASLYRSITAEKTVLIILDNVARTEQVAELLPGSPQSFVLVTSRSLLSGIQALQGVHRIRLGLLSTEESIELLRKTIGPQWVSAEPTAAQELTQLCGKLPLALRIAAQRFTASPYDSLMEAVSEIREHRLEALSSTDDDRACVRSVLSWSYSALPDSSKAAFVVLGQHPGPGFDLLAAAALLNVSLTHARSQISALVDLHLLEQPHLRRYRFHDLVRLYASELSKETLGPEREESIKRLVGYYLYVSADGDRILNEHRRRPEIDDLAPPSEVPDFTNAQDVLNWFELERVNLMAITRMSAESGLDDLAWRTPLLAFTFFRLRSHWSDYVECLTAGLTAARQCSNEFAEGWIESNLGIAAKELGEYDVALTHFTRALELRQRLGDPYGEGQTLHHLAAVYEKVGRLAESEQALIASLDLHRRTENRYCEATTMHCLGEFYLRQGRHREAILNARNSLYLHQEIDYPFGQGHAWHLIAAVHETLDEFNIAADSYEQALECRRKIGHIVGQAETLERLGHVYTADGKTAAGIVAWEESLSLYEQLGDIRSPELRQLLGRHQSQSAAG
- a CDS encoding roadblock/LC7 domain-containing protein; protein product: MSRVDDLPRRARAQTGTLPPPRALPPSLAGNPALPYPAIAQELSALRLQIPGVHGCVLGGVDGLLVTHNLQNGADPDDLAALAATTYGLGRQVGIRLGQGDFQQSTVRNAGGYLSVYAINGQALLAVIGTDSINVARLHLHAPATAAKLAELLDGVSPATS